In Lactococcus paracarnosus, a genomic segment contains:
- a CDS encoding flavocytochrome c: MKKWQRVITGGLALLAVVALAGCSGNKATEKPKASKTDAKAAASAKTSYTPTSDMKSDYDIVIIGAGGAGMTAAIEAKDAGLNPVILEKMPVAGGNTSKASAGMNASETAVEKAQGVADDNQKFFDETLKGGGGTNDQALLRYFVDHSSSAIDWLAKNEIILDNLTTTGGMSVSRTHRPSDGSAVGQYLVKGLEKKIRSRDIPLFVNSDVTKIMEKDGKISGVKVKVDETETKTITAKAVIVTTGGFGANKEMIKKYRPDLKDYVSTNAAGSTGDGIKMIGKLGGDTVDLDKIQIHPTVFKKTGYLVTEAVRGEGAILVNKAGKRFTNEMNTRDKVSAAELKQAGKSAYIVFGDKTKTAVKAIDQYMSKGMVVSAKSLAELAEKTGIDKSELKKTLKTWQTAVATKTDPEFGRTTGMTNDIDGTYYAIAVSPGIHHTMGGVKINTETQVLKKDGTVIKGLYAAGEVTGGLHGSNRIGGNAVADIIIFGRQAGTQAAAYVKIG; encoded by the coding sequence ATGAAAAAATGGCAAAGGGTGATTACAGGAGGATTAGCTTTACTAGCAGTTGTCGCACTAGCAGGTTGTAGTGGTAACAAGGCAACTGAAAAACCGAAAGCGAGTAAAACAGATGCAAAAGCTGCAGCATCTGCTAAAACTAGTTATACACCAACGTCAGATATGAAATCTGACTATGATATCGTCATTATTGGTGCTGGTGGGGCAGGTATGACTGCGGCCATAGAAGCCAAGGATGCGGGTTTGAATCCAGTCATCTTGGAAAAGATGCCGGTTGCAGGTGGTAATACCTCAAAAGCTTCTGCGGGAATGAATGCATCAGAAACTGCAGTTGAAAAAGCGCAAGGTGTAGCTGATGACAATCAAAAATTTTTCGATGAAACCTTAAAAGGCGGTGGGGGAACAAATGATCAAGCCTTGCTTCGATATTTTGTGGATCATTCATCAAGTGCCATTGATTGGTTAGCTAAAAATGAGATTATCCTGGATAATTTGACGACGACAGGTGGTATGAGTGTCTCTAGAACACATCGCCCTTCGGATGGCTCTGCTGTTGGTCAGTACCTTGTAAAGGGACTTGAAAAAAAAATTAGAAGTAGAGACATTCCCTTATTTGTTAATAGTGATGTCACAAAAATAATGGAAAAAGATGGCAAGATTTCTGGCGTTAAGGTAAAAGTTGACGAAACTGAGACCAAAACGATCACTGCTAAGGCAGTGATTGTGACAACAGGTGGTTTTGGAGCTAATAAAGAGATGATAAAAAAATATCGTCCTGACTTGAAAGATTATGTCTCTACTAATGCAGCAGGTTCAACAGGCGATGGCATCAAGATGATTGGAAAATTAGGTGGTGATACAGTTGATTTAGATAAGATTCAAATCCACCCAACTGTCTTCAAGAAAACAGGCTATCTAGTAACAGAAGCGGTTCGTGGTGAGGGTGCTATCTTAGTGAATAAAGCAGGTAAACGCTTTACTAATGAGATGAACACACGTGATAAAGTTTCTGCTGCTGAACTCAAGCAAGCTGGTAAGTCAGCTTACATCGTATTTGGTGATAAAACAAAAACAGCAGTTAAAGCAATTGACCAGTACATGTCAAAAGGAATGGTCGTTTCTGCTAAAAGTTTAGCAGAATTAGCAGAAAAAACAGGAATTGATAAATCGGAGCTTAAAAAAACACTTAAGACATGGCAAACAGCTGTTGCCACTAAGACAGATCCTGAATTTGGCAGAACAACTGGTATGACAAACGACATTGATGGCACCTACTATGCGATTGCAGTTTCACCAGGTATTCACCATACCATGGGGGGTGTGAAAATCAATACTGAAACACAAGTATTGAAGAAAGATGGCACAGTCATCAAGGGACTATATGCGGCAGGTGAAGTAACAGGTGGTCTTCATGGCAGCAATCGGATTGGTGGTAATGCAGTAGCTGATATCATTATATTTGGTCGTCAAGCAGGTACACAAGCAGCAGCTTATGTAAAAATAGGATGA